One stretch of Cheilinus undulatus linkage group 5, ASM1832078v1, whole genome shotgun sequence DNA includes these proteins:
- the kcnip3b gene encoding Kv channel interacting protein 3b, calsenilin isoform X2, producing MSVRWETEGLQTVGIVCLVIMFLKLMHLLGLIDITETDDSSDSDLELSTVRHQPEGLDQLQAQTKFTRKELQSLYRGFKNECPSGMVDEETFKSIYSQFFPQGDATTYAHFLFNAFDIDRNGSIRFEDFVIGLSVLLRGSVTEKLNWAFNLYDINKDGYITKEEMLAIMKSIYDMMGRYTYPCVRDEAPYEHVDKFFQKMDKNRDGVVTIEEFIETCQKDENIMNSMQLFENVI from the exons ATGAGTGTGAGGTGGGAGACAGAGGGACTCCAGACAGTTGGCATCGTCTGCCTGGTGATCATGTTCCTCAAACTGATGCACCTGCTGGGCCTGATTGACATCACAGAGACAG atg ATAGCAGCGACAGTGATTTGGAGCTATCGACGGTGCGTCATCAGCCGGAGGGGCTGGACCAGCTGCAGGCTCAGACCAAATTCACCAGGAAGGAGCTCCAGTCTCTCTACCGGGGCTTCAAAAAC GAGTGTCCCAGTGGAATGGTTGATGAGGAGACATTCAAGTCCATCTATTCTCAGTTCTTCCCCCAAGGAG ATGCAACCACCTACGCTCACTTCCTCTTCAATGCATTCGACATCGACAGAAACGGGTCGATCCGCTTTGAGGACTTTGTCATCGGCCTGTCGGTGTTGCTCAGAGGTTCAGTCACTGAGAAACTTAACTGGGCCTTTAACCTGTATGACATTAATAAGGACGGCTATATCACCAAAGAG GAGATGCTGGCCATCATGAAGTCCATCTATGACATGATGGGGAGGTACACATACCCCTGTGTGCGAGATGAAGCTCCCTATGAACACGTGGACAAGTTCTTCCAG aaaatggataaaaaccGTGATGGTGTGGTGACTATTGAAGAGTTCATTGAGACCTGTCAGAAG GACGAGAACATCATGAACTCCATGCAGCTGTTTGAGAACGTCATATAA
- the kcnip3b gene encoding Kv channel interacting protein 3b, calsenilin isoform X6 codes for MEFGAEGLQRSERNFRNDSSDSDLELSTVRHQPEGLDQLQAQTKFTRKELQSLYRGFKNECPSGMVDEETFKSIYSQFFPQGDATTYAHFLFNAFDIDRNGSIRFEDFVIGLSVLLRGSVTEKLNWAFNLYDINKDGYITKEEMLAIMKSIYDMMGRYTYPCVRDEAPYEHVDKFFQKMDKNRDGVVTIEEFIETCQKDENIMNSMQLFENVI; via the exons atg ATAGCAGCGACAGTGATTTGGAGCTATCGACGGTGCGTCATCAGCCGGAGGGGCTGGACCAGCTGCAGGCTCAGACCAAATTCACCAGGAAGGAGCTCCAGTCTCTCTACCGGGGCTTCAAAAAC GAGTGTCCCAGTGGAATGGTTGATGAGGAGACATTCAAGTCCATCTATTCTCAGTTCTTCCCCCAAGGAG ATGCAACCACCTACGCTCACTTCCTCTTCAATGCATTCGACATCGACAGAAACGGGTCGATCCGCTTTGAGGACTTTGTCATCGGCCTGTCGGTGTTGCTCAGAGGTTCAGTCACTGAGAAACTTAACTGGGCCTTTAACCTGTATGACATTAATAAGGACGGCTATATCACCAAAGAG GAGATGCTGGCCATCATGAAGTCCATCTATGACATGATGGGGAGGTACACATACCCCTGTGTGCGAGATGAAGCTCCCTATGAACACGTGGACAAGTTCTTCCAG aaaatggataaaaaccGTGATGGTGTGGTGACTATTGAAGAGTTCATTGAGACCTGTCAGAAG GACGAGAACATCATGAACTCCATGCAGCTGTTTGAGAACGTCATATAA